One Streptomyces fagopyri DNA window includes the following coding sequences:
- a CDS encoding LysR family transcriptional regulator — protein sequence MLDVRRLRVLQYLATHGTVAAAAQALYLTAPAISQQLAALEREVGLPVVEKRGRTLHLTPVGELLVSHAEIVLSDLAAAESDLEAIRGGGHGSVRVAAFSSAARRLIAPVWGRVLGAGEDADVSLTLELVEQEPDEALETLRRRDVDLAVVHGYTVLPRDFPSGSEQTRLMEEPVLLALHPDHAARLGVGSGDVVDLARLSDSPWLTPGPETSCHEMIQRACGAAGFVPAVRSRSSDFSLLAALVAAGAGAALLPRMTVPDSTRGTISLHPLLHPVTRTVYTVSRSGTSRRPDIRHLTELLLAQAAETAGAQQDHEAEEAAAAAPGPGADA from the coding sequence ATGCTCGACGTGAGACGACTCCGAGTCCTGCAGTACCTGGCCACCCACGGCACGGTCGCGGCCGCGGCTCAGGCGCTGTACCTGACCGCTCCCGCCATTTCCCAGCAACTGGCGGCGTTGGAAAGGGAAGTCGGGCTGCCCGTCGTGGAGAAGCGCGGGCGCACGCTGCATCTGACCCCCGTCGGTGAGCTGCTGGTGTCCCATGCCGAGATCGTGCTGAGCGATCTGGCCGCCGCCGAGTCCGATCTGGAAGCCATTCGCGGCGGCGGTCACGGCAGCGTCCGTGTCGCCGCCTTCTCCTCGGCGGCGCGGCGACTGATCGCCCCGGTGTGGGGGCGCGTTCTCGGTGCGGGGGAAGACGCGGATGTCTCCTTGACGCTGGAGCTCGTGGAGCAGGAACCCGACGAGGCCCTGGAGACGCTGCGCCGCCGGGACGTCGATCTGGCGGTCGTGCACGGCTATACGGTGCTTCCGCGCGACTTTCCCTCCGGCAGCGAGCAGACCAGACTCATGGAGGAACCCGTCCTGCTCGCGCTGCACCCCGATCACGCGGCCCGCCTGGGAGTCGGGTCCGGAGACGTCGTGGACCTGGCAAGGCTCTCCGACAGCCCCTGGCTCACGCCGGGTCCGGAGACGTCCTGTCACGAGATGATCCAACGAGCCTGTGGCGCGGCCGGGTTCGTTCCGGCCGTCCGGTCCCGCAGCAGCGATTTCTCCCTGCTGGCGGCGCTGGTCGCCGCCGGGGCGGGAGCGGCCCTCCTGCCCCGCATGACGGTTCCGGACTCGACACGGGGGACGATCAGTCTGCATCCGCTGCTTCACCCCGTGACCCGCACCGTCTACACCGTCAGCCGGAGCGGCACGTCCCGGCGTCCCGACATCCGCCACCTCACCGAACTGCTCCTGGCACAGGCCGCCGAAACAGCGGGTGCGCAACAGGACCATGAGGCCGAGGAAGCCGCCGCGGCTGCTCCCGGGCCGGGCGCTGACGCCTGA
- a CDS encoding dihydrofolate reductase family protein, translating to MGKVLWHLTMSLDGFAAGPDHSMDWMSGVKAAPGALQESVAGLGAVLGGRRGYDAIAARHPGEASKQPYGGAWSGPVFVLTHHPEDAVPDPGVTFLDCDVAEAVEIGLAAADGGDLEIHGQDIARQCVERDLIDEFSVHLAPVMLGSGVRLFDCPGIEPVRWARIHDGHPAQAVDLRYRRA from the coding sequence ATGGGCAAGGTGTTGTGGCACCTGACGATGTCGTTGGACGGGTTCGCGGCGGGTCCGGACCATTCGATGGACTGGATGTCCGGGGTGAAGGCCGCACCGGGCGCCCTCCAGGAATCCGTCGCCGGCCTGGGCGCCGTTCTGGGTGGTCGTCGTGGATACGACGCGATCGCCGCGCGGCATCCCGGCGAGGCGAGCAAGCAGCCCTACGGCGGAGCGTGGAGTGGCCCGGTCTTCGTGCTGACACACCATCCCGAGGACGCGGTCCCGGATCCCGGTGTGACCTTCCTCGACTGCGACGTGGCCGAGGCCGTAGAGATCGGGCTGGCCGCGGCGGACGGCGGGGACCTGGAGATCCACGGCCAGGACATCGCCCGGCAGTGCGTCGAACGCGACCTGATCGACGAGTTCTCCGTGCATCTGGCGCCCGTCATGCTCGGGTCCGGGGTGCGGCTGTTCGACTGCCCCGGGATCGAACCGGTCCGGTGGGCCCGGATCCACGACGGCCACCCCGCGCAGGCGGTGGACCTGCGATACCGGCGGGCCTGA
- a CDS encoding dihydrolipoyl dehydrogenase family protein, with amino-acid sequence MSAPRENQGTTTYDVIVLGAGPVGQNVADRAHAAGLSVAVVERELVGGECSYWACVPSKALLRPVIAVADVRRVDGARQAVTGSLDTDGVFARRNHYVADWDDSRQALGIKSLGADLFRGHGRFEGPGRVTVTRDDGAQQTLTARHAVAVATGSLPVLPDIPGIEEARPWTNRHGTDSSTVPARLAVIGGGGVGVEMATLWQGLGSRVTLLARRSLLPRLEPFAGELVAQGLGDAGVDVRIGVRVTALRRPDPEGPVFLTLDDGGELEADEVLFATGRTPATGDIGLDRIGLTPGSWLDVDTTCLVDGVDGEWLYALGDVNHRALLTHQGKYQARTAGDAIGARAAGRPVDDAPWGDHATTADQHAVPQVFFTDPEAAAVGLTAGQAVDAGHRIRTVDLDLNAAQGANLYADGYQGHARLVVDLDREILLGATFVGPGVSELLHSATVAVAGEVPLKRLRHAIACFPTVSEIWLFLLAAYQRDKETPHAASA; translated from the coding sequence ATGAGCGCACCACGCGAGAACCAGGGAACCACCACCTACGACGTGATTGTGCTGGGGGCCGGGCCGGTGGGCCAGAACGTCGCCGACCGCGCCCACGCCGCCGGGCTGTCCGTGGCCGTCGTGGAGCGGGAACTCGTCGGAGGCGAATGCTCCTACTGGGCGTGCGTGCCCAGTAAGGCGCTGCTGCGGCCGGTCATCGCGGTCGCCGACGTCCGCCGTGTGGACGGTGCCCGGCAGGCCGTCACCGGCTCGCTCGACACCGACGGCGTCTTCGCCCGCCGTAATCACTATGTCGCCGACTGGGACGACAGCCGGCAGGCGCTGGGGATCAAGTCCCTCGGCGCCGACCTCTTCCGCGGCCACGGTCGCTTCGAGGGGCCGGGCAGGGTCACCGTCACCCGGGACGACGGCGCACAGCAGACCCTCACGGCCCGGCACGCGGTGGCCGTCGCCACCGGCAGCCTGCCGGTGCTGCCCGACATTCCGGGCATCGAAGAGGCCCGGCCCTGGACGAACCGGCACGGCACCGACTCCAGTACCGTGCCCGCCCGTCTCGCCGTCATCGGCGGCGGCGGTGTCGGCGTCGAGATGGCCACCCTCTGGCAGGGCCTCGGCTCCCGGGTCACCTTGCTCGCCCGCCGCAGCCTGCTTCCCCGACTGGAGCCGTTCGCCGGTGAGTTGGTCGCCCAGGGGCTGGGCGACGCGGGTGTGGACGTGCGGATCGGTGTGCGGGTGACCGCCCTGCGCCGCCCGGACCCCGAGGGGCCGGTCTTCCTGACCCTGGACGACGGCGGCGAGTTGGAGGCCGACGAGGTGCTGTTCGCCACCGGACGTACCCCCGCGACCGGCGACATCGGCCTCGACAGGATCGGTCTCACCCCCGGCTCGTGGCTGGACGTGGACACCACCTGCCTGGTCGACGGTGTCGACGGAGAGTGGCTGTACGCCCTCGGCGACGTCAACCACCGCGCTCTGCTCACCCACCAGGGCAAGTACCAGGCCCGGACCGCGGGGGACGCGATCGGCGCGCGGGCCGCCGGCCGCCCGGTGGACGACGCTCCCTGGGGAGACCACGCCACCACCGCCGACCAGCACGCCGTACCCCAGGTCTTCTTCACCGATCCCGAGGCGGCCGCGGTGGGCCTGACCGCCGGGCAGGCCGTCGACGCCGGCCACCGGATCAGGACCGTCGACCTCGATCTCAACGCAGCCCAGGGCGCCAACCTCTACGCCGACGGCTACCAGGGGCACGCCCGGCTGGTCGTCGACCTCGACCGGGAGATCCTGCTCGGCGCCACCTTCGTCGGTCCCGGTGTCAGCGAGCTGCTGCACTCGGCGACCGTCGCGGTCGCGGGGGAGGTCCCGCTCAAGCGGCTCAGGCACGCGATCGCCTGCTTCCCCACCGTCAGCGAGATCTGGCTCTTCCTCCTGGCCGCCTACCAGCGGGACAAGGAGACGCCGCACGCCGCTTCCGCGTGA
- a CDS encoding SDR family NAD(P)-dependent oxidoreductase → MTAELTGSTALVTGATAGIGRATALRLAALGASVVVHGRDGTRGAETVDEIAAAGGRARYVAADLSRPEEVLRLAAEAGEVDVLINNAGIYRFAGTPDSTAEMFDAHMAVNTRAPMLLVGALAPAMAARGHGSIVNLSTGAATTLFRGAAVYGASKAALELLTRAWADEFGARGVRVNAVAPGPVHTPGTDDMGGETLRMIARNTVLQRVAEPEEIAEAIVFLASSRASYITGAVLEATGGRLAIG, encoded by the coding sequence ATGACCGCGGAACTGACCGGATCCACCGCTCTCGTCACCGGTGCCACCGCCGGAATCGGCCGGGCCACCGCCCTGCGCCTGGCCGCTCTGGGGGCCTCGGTCGTCGTCCACGGCCGGGACGGGACGCGCGGCGCCGAGACGGTCGACGAGATCGCCGCCGCGGGCGGACGCGCCCGGTACGTCGCCGCGGATCTGAGCCGGCCCGAGGAGGTGTTGCGCCTCGCGGCCGAAGCGGGCGAGGTGGACGTACTGATCAACAACGCCGGCATCTACCGGTTCGCCGGAACCCCGGACAGCACAGCCGAGATGTTCGACGCCCACATGGCCGTCAACACGCGTGCGCCGATGCTCCTGGTCGGCGCGCTCGCACCGGCGATGGCCGCACGGGGACACGGCTCCATCGTGAATCTGAGTACAGGGGCGGCCACCACCCTGTTCCGGGGCGCGGCGGTCTACGGAGCCTCCAAAGCCGCGCTCGAACTCCTCACCCGTGCGTGGGCCGACGAGTTCGGTGCCCGGGGCGTCCGCGTGAACGCCGTGGCCCCCGGCCCTGTCCACACCCCGGGGACCGACGACATGGGCGGCGAAACCCTCCGGATGATTGCGCGAAACACCGTACTGCAAAGGGTCGCCGAGCCCGAGGAGATCGCGGAGGCGATCGTGTTCCTCGCTTCCTCCCGCGCCAGCTACATCACGGGCGCCGTCCTCGAGGCCACCGGCGGACGCCTCGCGATCGGCTGA
- the map gene encoding type I methionyl aminopeptidase produces MVEIKTDTALEAMREAGRVVAQALAAARTAAAVGVRLRELDEAARAVLTTAGARSPFLGYQPSFAPVPFPAVICASVNDAVSHGIPDDHRLRDGDLVSIDCGAELDGWTGDAAISFTVGTPRPADLELIAATQQALDAGIAAATVGHRIGDISHAISTVARRKNCGMPSDFGGHGIGRQMHEDPHVPNHGRPGRGFPLRHGLALAIEPMFMAGGRDDYRTDPDGWTLRTIDGSRAAHIEHTIAITEDGPRILTLL; encoded by the coding sequence ATGGTGGAGATCAAAACCGACACGGCACTGGAGGCGATGCGTGAAGCCGGACGGGTCGTGGCCCAGGCACTCGCGGCCGCCCGCACAGCCGCGGCCGTGGGAGTGCGCCTGCGCGAACTGGACGAGGCCGCCCGCGCCGTTCTGACCACGGCCGGCGCGCGCTCCCCGTTCCTCGGCTACCAGCCTTCCTTCGCTCCCGTCCCCTTCCCGGCCGTGATCTGCGCCTCCGTCAACGACGCCGTCTCGCACGGCATCCCCGACGACCACCGGCTGCGCGACGGCGACCTGGTCAGCATCGACTGCGGAGCCGAACTCGACGGCTGGACCGGCGACGCCGCCATCAGTTTCACCGTCGGCACCCCTCGTCCCGCCGACCTGGAACTCATCGCGGCCACTCAACAAGCCCTGGACGCCGGCATCGCCGCCGCCACCGTCGGCCACCGCATCGGAGACATCTCCCATGCCATCAGCACGGTCGCCCGGCGGAAGAACTGCGGCATGCCCTCCGACTTCGGCGGCCACGGCATCGGCCGCCAGATGCACGAGGACCCCCACGTCCCCAACCACGGTCGGCCCGGCCGCGGTTTCCCCCTGCGCCACGGTCTCGCCCTCGCCATCGAGCCCATGTTCATGGCCGGAGGACGCGACGACTACCGCACCGACCCCGACGGCTGGACCCTGCGCACGATCGACGGCAGCCGAGCCGCCCACATCGAGCACACCATCGCCATCACCGAGGACGGCCCCCGCATCCTGACCCTGCTCTGA
- a CDS encoding helix-turn-helix domain-containing protein produces MVRVPLTPEERQRGERFGALLRQARGDRSMVDVAAAAGVSAETLRKIETGRAPTPAFFTVAALAHTLDLSLDVLAAACAEDADCDGQAMSA; encoded by the coding sequence ATGGTGAGAGTTCCTTTGACCCCGGAAGAGCGGCAACGCGGAGAGCGCTTCGGCGCCCTGCTCCGTCAGGCCCGCGGTGACCGCAGCATGGTGGACGTGGCGGCGGCGGCCGGGGTGTCCGCGGAGACACTCCGCAAGATCGAGACCGGCCGGGCCCCGACCCCCGCCTTCTTCACCGTGGCCGCCTTGGCCCACACGCTGGACCTGTCGCTGGACGTCCTGGCCGCCGCCTGCGCGGAAGACGCCGACTGTGACGGGCAAGCCATGTCGGCGTGA
- a CDS encoding MDR family MFS transporter, with the protein MSHTQVPARSPAVTAPNIAAAMTALVLAVLLSALDQTIVSTALPRIAEDLDGFDAIAWVSAAYLLASTAATPLWGKLGDMFGRKRLYLASTGVFLIASAACGLAQNLPELIGARALQGIGGGGMIVLTFALVGDVVAPGERGRYQGMFGSVYGVASIVGPLLGGIFTDQLSWRWAFLINLPVGVVTLVIAARVLPAGVRRATARVDHAGALLLAAMATGIVLVTSFGRNWGWTSPRIIGLIVATVAVAALLPLVERRAAAPVLPLTMLASRTVVLGSLIGFVANAAMFSVLVYLPTYLQIVHGVSATLSGVHLLPLVIGLVVSQSLAGRWAAHVERLRPILVTGLALNVAGLFLLGTVGGGTSTATLSCYFLVTGVGMGMVPMVVLTAVQNAVPGEDIGAASAVVTFARSIGAAFGVAVFGTLLTSGFTSRLRRLRLPAAFDPSRPETIRTLPAPVRPGALDAFAHATGGGFLWITPLVVAGTVLALFLRPGRAAAS; encoded by the coding sequence ATGTCACACACCCAGGTACCCGCGCGGTCACCCGCGGTGACCGCCCCCAACATCGCGGCGGCCATGACCGCCCTGGTCCTGGCGGTCCTGCTCTCCGCCCTCGACCAGACCATCGTCTCCACCGCCCTGCCCCGCATAGCCGAGGACCTCGACGGTTTCGACGCCATCGCCTGGGTCAGCGCGGCCTACCTGCTGGCCTCCACCGCGGCCACCCCCCTGTGGGGCAAGCTCGGCGACATGTTCGGGCGCAAGCGCCTCTACCTCGCCTCCACGGGCGTCTTCCTCATCGCCTCGGCCGCCTGCGGTCTCGCCCAGAACCTGCCCGAACTCATCGGAGCGCGCGCACTGCAGGGCATCGGCGGTGGCGGCATGATCGTGCTCACCTTCGCCCTCGTCGGTGACGTGGTCGCCCCCGGCGAACGAGGCCGCTACCAGGGCATGTTCGGCTCCGTCTACGGCGTCGCCAGCATCGTCGGACCGCTGCTGGGCGGCATCTTCACCGACCAGCTCTCCTGGCGGTGGGCCTTCTTGATCAATCTTCCCGTGGGCGTGGTCACGCTCGTCATCGCCGCCCGTGTGCTGCCCGCCGGTGTCCGCAGAGCCACCGCGCGCGTCGACCACGCGGGTGCCCTGCTGCTCGCCGCGATGGCCACGGGCATCGTGCTCGTCACCTCTTTCGGCCGGAACTGGGGCTGGACCTCGCCCCGCATCATCGGCCTGATCGTCGCCACCGTCGCCGTGGCGGCGCTGCTGCCCCTCGTGGAGCGCCGGGCCGCCGCCCCCGTCCTGCCGCTGACCATGCTCGCGTCCCGCACCGTCGTCCTCGGCTCGCTGATCGGGTTCGTCGCCAACGCCGCGATGTTCAGCGTGCTGGTCTACCTCCCCACATATCTGCAGATCGTCCACGGCGTGTCGGCCACCCTGTCCGGTGTGCATCTGCTGCCCCTGGTCATCGGTCTGGTCGTCAGCCAGTCCCTCGCCGGACGGTGGGCGGCACACGTCGAGCGGCTCCGTCCGATCCTGGTCACCGGCCTCGCGCTCAACGTCGCCGGCCTCTTCCTGCTGGGCACCGTCGGCGGCGGCACCTCGACGGCCACCCTCAGCTGCTACTTCCTCGTCACCGGCGTCGGCATGGGCATGGTTCCCATGGTCGTGCTCACGGCGGTGCAGAACGCCGTCCCGGGCGAGGACATCGGTGCGGCCAGCGCGGTCGTCACGTTCGCCCGCTCCATCGGCGCCGCGTTCGGCGTCGCCGTCTTCGGGACCCTCCTCACGTCCGGCTTCACCAGCCGCCTCCGCCGGCTGCGCCTGCCCGCCGCGTTCGACCCCTCCCGCCCGGAGACGATCCGAACACTGCCCGCCCCGGTACGCCCCGGCGCCCTCGACGCCTTCGCCCACGCCACCGGCGGCGGGTTCCTGTGGATCACACCCCTCGTCGTCGCCGGCACCGTCCTCGCCCTCTTCCTCCGCCCGGGACGTGCCGCCGCCTCCTGA
- a CDS encoding aldehyde dehydrogenase — protein sequence MTTTYDRLFIGGSWSEPSDPELLDIRSPHDQSVVARAAQARPADIDRAVAAARASFGAGAWSSTPPAERLALLRRFNGLREENAEKIAALITAENGSAGWFTLAGQGGLTRQANAYFKAAEEFAWEATLVPSDPANPFRSVVRREAVGVVAAVIPWNSPFSSATAKIIPALLAGNSVILKVSPENSLSMGFLAELLDRTGFPEGVISVVPADRDTSEYLISHPDVDKIAFTGSTGAGRAIAAIAGRQLKRVSLELGGKSAALILPDADVQKAVQGLKFGSLLNNGEACIAQTRVLAPSSRYEEVVEALKELVDSLKVGDPLDQDTFIGPMIRRDQQQRVVDYIRTGIEEGARLVTGGPQVPEGLEAGNYVTPTVFADVDNSMRVAREEIFGPVIVVIPYKDEDDAVRIANESEYGLSGGVWSADQEHAFAVARRLRTGTVTVNGAPIGFDGPFGGFKNSGIGREYGAVGLGTYTEYKTITSA from the coding sequence ATGACGACGACCTATGACCGACTCTTCATCGGCGGCTCCTGGAGCGAGCCGAGCGACCCGGAGCTGCTCGACATCCGCTCACCTCACGACCAGTCCGTGGTCGCCCGTGCCGCCCAGGCCCGGCCCGCCGACATCGACCGCGCCGTGGCCGCCGCCCGCGCCTCGTTCGGAGCGGGCGCGTGGAGCAGCACCCCGCCCGCCGAGCGCCTGGCGCTGCTGCGCCGTTTCAACGGGCTGCGCGAGGAGAACGCCGAGAAGATCGCCGCGCTGATCACGGCCGAGAACGGCTCGGCCGGCTGGTTCACCCTCGCCGGACAGGGCGGTCTCACCCGGCAGGCCAACGCCTACTTCAAGGCGGCCGAGGAGTTCGCCTGGGAGGCGACCCTGGTGCCGTCCGACCCGGCCAACCCGTTCCGCAGTGTCGTGCGGCGCGAGGCGGTCGGCGTGGTCGCCGCCGTCATCCCGTGGAACTCACCGTTCTCCTCCGCCACCGCGAAGATCATCCCGGCGCTGCTCGCCGGCAACAGCGTGATCCTGAAGGTCTCCCCGGAGAACTCCCTCAGCATGGGTTTCCTCGCCGAACTGCTGGACCGCACCGGCTTCCCCGAGGGCGTGATCAGCGTCGTACCCGCCGACCGGGACACCAGCGAGTACCTGATCTCGCACCCGGACGTCGACAAGATCGCCTTCACCGGCTCCACCGGCGCGGGCCGCGCCATCGCCGCCATCGCCGGCCGGCAGCTCAAGCGCGTCAGCCTGGAGCTGGGAGGCAAGTCGGCCGCCCTGATCCTCCCGGACGCCGACGTCCAGAAGGCCGTCCAGGGCCTGAAGTTCGGCTCGCTGCTCAACAACGGCGAGGCATGTATCGCCCAGACCCGCGTACTGGCGCCCAGCTCCCGCTACGAGGAGGTCGTCGAGGCGCTGAAGGAACTGGTCGACTCACTGAAGGTGGGCGACCCGCTCGACCAGGACACCTTCATAGGCCCGATGATCCGCCGCGACCAGCAGCAGCGCGTCGTCGACTACATCAGGACCGGCATCGAGGAGGGCGCCCGCCTCGTCACCGGTGGCCCGCAGGTCCCCGAGGGCCTGGAGGCGGGCAACTACGTCACGCCGACGGTCTTCGCCGACGTGGACAACTCCATGCGCGTCGCGCGGGAGGAGATCTTCGGCCCGGTCATCGTCGTCATCCCGTACAAGGACGAGGACGACGCCGTCCGCATCGCCAACGAGTCGGAGTACGGCCTGTCCGGCGGCGTCTGGTCGGCCGACCAGGAGCACGCGTTCGCCGTCGCCCGTCGCCTGCGTACCGGCACCGTCACCGTCAACGGCGCCCCGATCGGCTTCGACGGCCCCTTCGGCGGCTTCAAGAACAGCGGCATCGGCCGCGAGTACGGCGCGGTCGGTCTCGGCACGTACACCGAGTACAAGACCATCACCAGCGCCTGA
- a CDS encoding TetR/AcrR family transcriptional regulator gives MRADAVRNLEAVLAAGARVLAADPGAGIADIAAEAGVDRRTVYRRFSSREALLAAVHGARLDAIEAALGRARLREAPVQVALHRYVEGIIEVNRTWPVDLARMLADAPSRERRDHVVREVETFLTRATDEGLLRQGLPPGFAASFIPLLVHQVARNLPGLTAAQAADVAVDALLNGIGAAPARSPLPQPRSG, from the coding sequence ATGAGGGCCGATGCCGTACGCAACCTGGAGGCCGTTCTGGCGGCTGGAGCGCGCGTGCTCGCCGCGGATCCGGGGGCGGGCATCGCCGACATCGCCGCGGAGGCGGGTGTCGACCGGCGCACCGTCTACCGGCGCTTCAGCAGCCGGGAGGCGCTCCTGGCCGCGGTGCACGGGGCCCGCCTCGACGCGATCGAGGCGGCGCTCGGAAGGGCCCGCCTGCGGGAGGCCCCGGTCCAGGTCGCCCTGCACCGCTACGTCGAGGGCATCATCGAGGTCAACCGCACCTGGCCCGTCGACCTCGCGCGGATGCTGGCTGACGCGCCCTCCCGCGAGCGGCGCGATCACGTCGTGCGCGAGGTCGAGACCTTCCTGACGCGTGCGACCGACGAAGGACTGCTCCGCCAGGGCCTCCCGCCGGGCTTCGCGGCCTCCTTCATCCCGCTGCTCGTGCACCAGGTGGCGCGGAACCTGCCGGGGCTCACCGCCGCGCAGGCGGCTGACGTGGCGGTCGACGCCCTGCTCAACGGCATCGGGGCCGCGCCCGCCCGGTCCCCGCTCCCACAGCCCCGGTCCGGGTGA
- a CDS encoding alpha/beta fold hydrolase — MNDADKAVVHHRTATVGGRTVFYREAGDPAAPAVVLLHGFPASSHMFRNLIPELSDRYHVIAPDHIGYGFSDAPPVDEFTYSFENLTAITLELLDRIGIGRFALYIHDYGAPIGLRIASRDPERVTALLVQSGNAYMEGFTPFWDVLFAHAKDRPGNEEEVRTYLEADKTRWQYTHGVPEDRLDRVAPDTWALDQALMDRPGNKEAQLQLFWDYQFNLPAYPDFQEYFRRHQPPTLITWGEHDEIFGADGARAYARDLPGAEIHLLDTGHFALESHGPEIAALIRDFLGRVPA, encoded by the coding sequence ATGAACGACGCAGACAAGGCCGTAGTGCACCACCGCACCGCCACCGTGGGCGGACGTACCGTGTTCTACCGCGAGGCGGGCGATCCGGCGGCCCCTGCGGTGGTTCTCCTGCACGGCTTCCCCGCGTCCTCCCACATGTTCCGCAATCTCATCCCGGAACTCTCGGACCGGTACCACGTCATCGCTCCCGACCACATCGGCTACGGCTTCTCCGACGCGCCGCCGGTCGACGAGTTCACGTACTCGTTCGAGAACCTGACCGCCATCACTCTCGAACTCCTCGACCGGATCGGTATCGGGAGGTTCGCCCTCTACATCCACGACTACGGGGCACCCATCGGGCTGCGTATCGCCAGCCGTGACCCCGAGCGTGTCACCGCGCTGCTCGTCCAGTCGGGCAACGCGTACATGGAGGGCTTCACCCCCTTCTGGGACGTGCTCTTCGCCCACGCGAAGGACCGCCCCGGCAACGAGGAAGAGGTCCGGACGTACCTGGAGGCGGACAAGACGCGCTGGCAGTACACCCACGGCGTTCCCGAGGACCGTCTCGACCGGGTCGCCCCGGACACGTGGGCACTCGACCAGGCCCTGATGGATCGGCCCGGCAACAAGGAGGCGCAGCTCCAGCTGTTCTGGGACTACCAGTTCAATCTCCCCGCCTACCCCGACTTCCAGGAGTACTTCCGCCGGCACCAGCCGCCGACGCTGATCACGTGGGGAGAACACGACGAGATCTTCGGCGCGGACGGAGCGCGCGCCTACGCGCGTGACCTGCCCGGAGCGGAGATCCACCTTCTGGACACGGGGCACTTCGCCCTCGAGTCGCACGGACCCGAGATCGCGGCCCTGATCCGCGACTTCCTCGGCAGGGTGCCGGCCTGA
- a CDS encoding dihydrolipoyl dehydrogenase family protein: MVRTDTDMDMDMETVDLLVFGGGKGGKTLATDMARGGQRVVMVERGMIGGGCINVACIPTKTLVTSARLLERISRAEEMGVRGTKAAVDLGLLRAHKEGVVAGMVDLNHQQFLSSGMDFVLGVAEFVAERTVRIKLNDGGTRIVRGDDVVINTGTVPRVPAIPGLAEAEPLTSETLLHLDRIPEHLVVMGGGYVGLEFAQMFAVFGSRVSVVHRGERLLPHEDPDIAQAVTEVLRDSGVEFHPGADVREVTRGPNGDVTVHGADGTRVTGTDILAAVGREPVTRDLGLETAGVETDARGFVKVDDRLRTSADHTWAVGDVAGSPQYTHVSLDDYRVVKANLTGGDRRTTGRLIPWSMFITPELARVGMTETQARAAGHDVRVARMPVKAVPRARTLRETRGLWKAVVERGSDRILGAALFGAEASEVLAVVQTAMLTGVPYTLLRDAIIAHPTMAEGLNNLFNSWSE; this comes from the coding sequence ATGGTGCGGACGGACACGGACATGGACATGGACATGGAGACGGTGGATCTCCTCGTGTTCGGGGGAGGCAAGGGCGGCAAGACACTCGCGACCGACATGGCACGCGGCGGACAGCGCGTCGTCATGGTGGAGCGCGGCATGATCGGCGGAGGCTGCATCAACGTCGCGTGCATTCCCACGAAGACCCTGGTGACCAGCGCCCGCCTTCTCGAACGAATCTCCCGGGCGGAGGAGATGGGGGTGCGCGGCACGAAGGCCGCGGTGGACCTCGGGCTCCTGCGCGCCCACAAGGAAGGTGTCGTGGCGGGGATGGTGGACCTCAACCACCAGCAGTTCCTGTCGAGTGGCATGGACTTCGTCCTGGGCGTCGCCGAGTTCGTCGCCGAGCGCACGGTACGGATCAAGCTCAACGACGGCGGGACGCGCATCGTCCGCGGCGACGACGTGGTGATCAACACGGGGACGGTGCCGCGTGTCCCGGCCATTCCCGGGCTGGCCGAGGCGGAACCGCTGACGAGCGAGACGCTGCTGCACCTGGACCGCATCCCGGAGCACCTGGTCGTGATGGGGGGCGGGTACGTGGGTCTTGAGTTCGCCCAGATGTTCGCGGTGTTCGGCAGCAGAGTCAGCGTCGTGCACCGGGGGGAACGGCTCCTGCCGCACGAGGACCCGGACATCGCGCAGGCCGTGACCGAGGTGCTGCGGGACTCCGGAGTCGAGTTCCATCCGGGTGCGGACGTGCGGGAGGTGACCCGTGGGCCGAACGGCGACGTCACCGTCCATGGCGCGGACGGCACCCGGGTGACGGGCACGGACATCCTGGCCGCGGTCGGACGGGAACCCGTCACCCGTGATCTCGGCCTGGAGACCGCGGGTGTCGAGACCGACGCCCGCGGGTTCGTGAAGGTCGACGACCGCCTGCGCACCTCCGCCGACCACACCTGGGCCGTGGGCGACGTGGCGGGCAGCCCCCAGTACACACATGTCTCACTCGACGACTACCGCGTCGTCAAGGCCAACCTCACCGGCGGGGACAGGCGCACCACCGGACGTCTCATTCCGTGGAGCATGTTCATCACCCCCGAACTGGCCCGCGTCGGGATGACCGAGACCCAGGCACGCGCCGCCGGCCACGACGTACGCGTCGCCAGGATGCCGGTGAAGGCCGTCCCGCGTGCCCGCACCCTGCGTGAGACACGCGGTCTGTGGAAGGCCGTCGTCGAGCGGGGCAGCGACCGGATCCTGGGAGCCGCCCTGTTCGGGGCGGAGGCCTCGGAAGTGCTGGCGGTGGTGCAGACCGCGATGCTCACGGGCGTCCCCTACACGCTGTTGCGTGACGCGATCATCGCGCACCCGACCATGGCAGAGGGCCTGAACAACCTCTTCAACTCCTGGAGCGAGTAA